CGGCCACCAGCGCCTGCTTCTCGGTGATCTGCAGCTTCTCCTGGGCCGCCAGCAGCCGCTGCTCGATCCGGATCCGGTCGCGCAGATCGGCGAAGATGCCGACGGTCGCGACCTCGCGCCCGCCCTCGTAGATGATCGACGCGGTCATGTTGACCGGGATCAGCTCGCCGCCCTTGCGCTTGACCTCGCGCCGGGTCTGCTCGAGGTAGCCGACGCCGCCGTGCGAGGTCGACCGCAGCGTGCGCATGATCTGGCGCGGCACGCCGTCGGCGTACAGGTCCCAGACCGCGACCTTGCCGATGACCTCGTCGGAGCGGTACCCGTACAGGCGCTCGGCCCCGCGGTTGAACAGGATCACCTGGCCGCGCATGTCGGCCGCGACGATCGCGTCGACGGTCGAGTCGATCAGCCGCTCGAGGAACTCCTTGGTCGCGCGCAGCTCGCCCTCGAGCGCGCGCTGGGCGGTGACGTCGCGGAACGTCAGGATCGCGGCGCCGGTGGCGGCCAGCACGGTCGAGGTCGACGCCGACACCATCATGCGCTCGCCGGTGGTGGTCGCGACGCCGAGGTCGAACGGGTCGAGGTTCTCGCCGGCCAGCACCTTCTCGACCACCCCGGCCGCCACCGGCGCGGCGTCGGCCACGAGCAGGTCGGTCAGCGGGCGCCCGGTCAGGCCGTCGCGGGCGAAGCCGGTGATGCGCTCGGCCGCGCGGTTGACGAACAGGATCAGGCCGTGCTCGTCGATGATCACCACGCCGTCGGACGCGGCCTCGAAGTGCTCCTTGAGCGACTCGATGCCGCGCAGGCGGCGCTCGGCCTCGTAGCGCGTCCGCGAGATCCGGTGGGTCTGGTCGCGCAGGCTCTCGAGCACCGCGCCGTGGCGCAGGTGGGCGGCGGTGATCGACGCGATCAGCCGCGCGAACTCCTCGCCGCGCCCGACCACGTGCCGCGCGCCCGGGGTCTTCTTGCGCAAGAGCATCGCGCCCATCGAGCGCCCGCGCCACATCACCGGGAACACCGCGACCCCGGCCACCGGATCGGCCAGGTGCGCGACCGCGGCGCTGGTCATCGGGTGCGCGCGCGCGTCGTCGATCAGCACCGGCTCGCCCGTGCGGATCGCCGCGACCAGCTCGGGGTAGTCGGCGATCGCGATCGTGAACTGCGTCCGCTCGGGATCGTCGGTCGCGGCGATCACGAAGCCGTGGACCGAGCCCTCGATGTGGGCGATCAGCGACGCGCGGTCGAAGCCCAGGCACTCGCGGGTCAGCTCGAGGGTCTCGACCAGGGCCTCGGCGTCGTCGCCCCGGGCGCCGAGGATGTCGTTGACCCGCACCAGCGCCGGCGCCAGGGAGCCCGGGGTCCACGGCCCGCGCAGCCGGCCGACCGAGACCATCAGCCGGACCCGGTTGGCGAGCGCGAGATCGGTCAGCGACGCGACCGCGACGTCGGTGGCGCCCTGCTCGAGGATCGCGTCGGCGGTGGCGCCGTCGTCGGCGATGACCAGGATCGGCACGTCGGCGAGCGGCGGCGTGGCCCGGGCCTCGGCCACGAGCGCGACCGGGTGCGCGCCGACCACGACGACCACCGCCGGCATGGCCCCGGGCTCGTCGAGGACCAGCGTCGCGTGGGCGCTCGCGCGCAGGTCGTGCCGCGCCAGCGCGTCGACCACCCGAGCCCGCTCGCGCTCGAGGCCGCCGACGACCGCGATGCGGCTGTTCCCGGTCACGGGGCCCAGGATATCGCAGCGCCTCGCCGGGCGCCGGTGATCCCGGCACGAACCGCCTCGAGGACGGTCCTCGCACGTGCGGGGCAGGCTCGGACGGCGGTGGCGCGCCCACGCCCGGCGCCCCGATCGCCGTCACGCCCCGCGCCGGTGCCAGGCGGCGATCGCCGCCGCGTAGACCTGCTTGAGCGGGACCCCGGCCGCGCGCGCCGCCGCCAGGCAGGCGTCGTGCTCAGGCGCGGCGTTGACCACGGCGCCCTCGGCGTCGCGCGCCACCTTGATCGCGATCGGCCCGTGCTCGGTCTCGACCACGACCAGCGCGCGCGCCAGCACGGTGCGCTCGACCCGATCGAACCGGACGCCGATCGTCGTGGTCTCGCGCAGGATCGCCGCCACCACCGCCGGGCGCGCCGCCGCCGACGCCAGGGCCGTGAGCGCCAGGGCCGGCCGGCCCTTCTTCATCGTGATCGCGGTCCACCACGCGTCGACCGCGCCGGCCGCGAGCGCGTGCTCGATCGCGTGGGCGGCGATCTCGGGCGACAGGTCGTCGCAGTTGGCCTCGATCCGCCACAGCTCGTCGCCGCCGGCGGCCTGCGGCGTCAGCGCCGTCACCCGGACCACGTTGGGTCGATCGGCCAGGTCCATGTCGCCGGCGCCCCAGCCGATCGCCACCGCGGCGCCGGTCGGGGCCGGGGTCCAGGCGGTGACCGCGTGGGCCAGGATCGCGGCGCCGGTCGGCGTCGTCAGCTCGCGCGCGACGCCGCCGTCGGTCATGATCCCGCCGCACCGCCGCATGATCTCGAGCGCCGCCGGCGACGGCACCGGCAGCACGCCGTGGGCGCACCGGACCGTGCCGCTGCCCATCGCCACCCGCGCGCACGACACCGACGCCGGCGCCAGATAGGCCAGCGCCGCCGCCGTCCCGACGATGTCGACCACCGAGTCGATCGCCCCGACCTCGTGGAACACCACCTCCTCGACCTCGACCCCGTGCAGCGTGGCCTCGGCCACCGCCACCCGGTCGAACATGTCGAGCGCCCGGCGCTTGACCTCGGGCATGAGCGACGAGCTGTCGATCCGCGCCCGGATCTCGCCGTAGTGGTGGTGATCGTGGCCGTGGCCGTGGCCGGTGGCGGGCGCGTCGTCGTCGCCGTGGGCGTGCATCGCGTCGTCGCCGTGGGCGTGGTCGTGGCCGTGGCCGTGCTCGTGGCCGGGCGGGTGGACGTGGCCGTGGTCGTGGCCGCCCCAGACCGGCCCGCCGGTCGCGACCTTGACGTCGATCGCCGCGAGGCCGGCCTTGATCACGCGGCGCGCGCTCAGCCGCGCGGGCGCGACGCCGACCGCCTTGATCGCGTCGCGGACCGCCTCGATCGGCACGCCCAGATCGAGCAGCGCGCCCAGGGTCATGTCGCCGGCGATGCCGCTGGCGCAGTCGAGGTGCAGGTGCAGCCCGCGCAGCTCGCGCCCCGCGCCCAGCGAGCGCGCGCGGATCATCGGGCGGCTCCCGCGCGCCGCGCCGCCCGGGCCGAGCGCACCGCCGCCACCGCCGCGCCGAAGCCGTTGTCGATGTTGACGACCGCGACGCCCGGCGCGCACGACGACAGCATCGCGGCCAGCGCGACCCAGCCGCCGGCGCCGACGCCGTAGCCGACGCTGGTCGGCACCGCGAACAGCGGCACGTCGACGAGCCCCGCCACCACCGACGGCAGCGCCCCCTCCATCCCGGCCACGACGATGGCCGCGTCGCAGCGGCGGATCGCCTCGACCCGGCCGAGCAGCCGGTGCAGCCCGGCGACGCCGACGTCGACGTGGCGCTCGACCTCGGCGCCGAGGAACGCCGCGGTCACCGCCGCCTCCTCGGCCACCGGCAGATCGCTGGTGCCCGCGCACACGATCGCGATCGTGCCGACGGCGCCGGGCGCGGCCGGCGCGGCCGGGGCGACGACCACGGCCCGCGCCACCGGCGCGTAGGTCGCGCCGGCGACGGTCGCGCACACGTGCTCGGCCTTCTCGGCGCTGACCCGGGTCGCCAGCGCGCCGCGGCCGCCGGCGGCGAGGCCGCGGACGATCGCGGCGATCTGCTCGGCGGTCTTCCACTCGCCCAGCACCACCTCGGGCACGCCGGTGCGATCGGCGCGGGCGCGGTCGAGCAGCGCGTCGTCGACGCCGCCGCCCAGGGCCACGGCCAGCTCGGCGGTCGCGGTGGCGGTCGGCACCCGTCCGGCGGCGACGTCGTCGAGGAGCTGGCGCAAGCGTGCTGGATCCACGATCCCTCTTATCACGCCCCGGCGCCGACGCCCGGCACGACGCCGCCGCTGGCCGCCCACGCGGCCAGGTCGAGCTCGAACGCCCAGCGCCCGCGGCGGGTCGGCGCGTCGAGCGCCTTGGTCAGCACCGCCATGAACTCGGCCCGGGGCAGCTCGCGCGCGCCGAACCGCGCCAGGTGATCGGTGTGGACCTGGCAGTCGATGACCTCGATTCCCCACGCCGCCTGCTGGGCCACGCTGGCCGCGAACGCGATCTTCGACGCGTCGGGCGCGCGCGCGAACATCGACTCGCCGTAGAAGCACGCGCCGAGCGACACGCCGTAGAGCCCGCCGACCAGCGCGTCGCCGTCCCAGGCCTCGAACGAGTGCGCGAACCCGCGCGCGTGCAGCTCGCGGTAGGCCGCGACCATGTCGGGGATGAGCCACGTGCCGTCCTGGCCCGGCCGCGGCGCGGCGGCGCACCCGGCCAGGACCTCGGCGAACGCGGTGTCGATCGTCAGCCGGTACGGCGCGCGCCGGATAACCTTGCGCAGGCTCTTGTTGATCACCAGCTCGCGCGGGAACAACACCATGCGCGGGTCGGGCGCGTGCCACAGGATCGGCAGCTTCGGCCCGTACCAGGGGAAGATGCCCTGGCTGTACCCGAGCAAGAGCCGCTCGACCGACAGATCTCCGCCGACCGCGAGCAGACCGTCCTCGGCCAGCTCGACCGGCGGGAACACCAGGCGCTTGTCGAGCCGGAAGACCGGCATGGGGCGGCAGTCTACCCTCACCGGGATGGGCGCGATGAGCGCGCGCGCGATCTTCGCGCCGAACCCGCGTCGGCCGATCTGGCTCAGCCGCCGGCCATGACGCGCGGCGCGGGAGGTGCCGACGTGGGACCGGGACCGGTTCGAGTTCAGCCGGCGGATGACGCGCGGCGCGGCAGGTGCCGCCGTGGGCGTCGACCGTGGGCGTCGATCGCGGCGTCGACCGTGGTCGGTGCGAGCTCAGGAGGCGCCGGCCATGACGCCCATCGCGGCGCGGTAGGTGCCGACGTGGGCGTCGACCGTGGCCTCGACGGGCTCGGCGTAGCCGCCGCCCAGGGTCAGCGCCACCGGGATGCCGCGGCCGCGGAAGTGCGCGAGCACGATGCGATCCCGCTCGGCCAGGCCGGCGGCGGTCATGGCCAGGCGCCCGAGCTTGTCGGCGGCGAGCGGGTCGACCCCGGCCTGGTACAGCACCAGGTCAGGCGTGAACCGGGCCGCGACCTCGGCCAGGCCGGCGGCGATGAGCGGCAGCACCAGCGCGTCGTCGGCGCCGTCGGGCAGCTCGACGTCGCGATCGCTGGCCGGCTTGACGAACGGGAAGTTGCGGCCGCCGTGGATCGAGTAGGTGAACACCCGCGGCTCGTCGGCGAAGATCGCCGCGGTGCCGTCGCCCTGGTGGACGTCGCAGTCGAACACCAGCACGCGCCCGACCGCGCGCTCGGCCAGGAGCGTCGCGGCGGTGACCGCGAGGTCGTTCCAGACGCAGAAGCCGCTGCCGTGATCGCGGTGGGCGTGGTGGGTGCCACCGGCCAGGTTGCCGGCGACGCCGTCGACCAGCGCCGCGCGCGCCGCCGCCAGCGTGCCGCCGACCGACGCCAGCGACCGGGTCACCAGCGCCGGCGACCACGGCAGGCCCAGCTTGCGCACCGCGCGCGGGTCGAGCGTGCCGGCCAGCATCGCGGCGACGTAGCCGGGGTCGTGGGCCCGCTCGAGGTCGACCGGGCGCGCCAGCGGCGCCGGCGCCATCATCGCCGCTGGCACGACGCCGTCATCGACCAGCCGCGCGCGCAGGCGCGCGTACTTGCCCATCGGGAACCGATGCCCCAGCGGCAGCCACACCGCGTGGTGATCGCTATAGAAGACGCGCACCGGCGAGGACTCCAGCACGGGCCTCGACCCGCGACAAGCGGGCCGCTTTCCATTGCGGCCGTGGGCCCCGCCCGGCTATTCCATCGGGGTGAGTTCCCACGAACCGAGCCCGTACAGCGCCGAGGTCACCGCCCGCCCGCCGCCGCGGGGCGAGCTGACCCCGGCCGCCATCATCGCGTCGGTGATCGTCGCGATCATCATGGGCTCGTCGTACCCGTACATGGTGCTGAAGCTCGGCTTCGGCCCCAACGTCAGCGTGGTCGCGGCGTTCTTCGGCTTCGTCGTGCTCAAGGCGATCGCCTGGAAGACCTACGACCGCTGGCAGAACAACATCGTCCAGACCGCCGGCACCAGCGCGGCCCAGACCGCGTTCATGTGCGTGCTGCTGGCCGCGTTCGACATGCTGCGCCACGCCGACGTCGGCTTCGCGCTCGAGCTCAACGAGTGGAAGTCGTTCGTCTGGCTCTCGATCGCCGGCCTGCTCGGCGTGCTGCTGGCGGTGCCGCTGCGCCGGCACTTCATCGTCGACGAGAAGCTGCCCTACGCCGACGGCATCGCCGCCGCCGAGACGCTGATCGTGCTCGACCCCGAGAAGGACGCGAGCGCGGAGCGCAAGCAACTCGCGGTCCAGGCGGCGTGGGCGCTGATGATCGGCCTGGTGCTGTCGGGCCTGGTGATGCTGGTCCGCGAGGACGCCAAGGTGACCGACTGGCTCAAGGAGGGCTGGGTCCCGGCCGTCGGCGTCACCGTCGCGGGCCTGCCGCTGGTGGCGATGGGGGTCGGCGTCTCGTACAGCCTGCTGAGCATCGGCTCGGGCATGCTGATCGGCCTGCGGGTCGACTGGTCGATGATCCTCGGCGGCGTGCTCGCGTGGATCGTGACGCCGTACTTCCTGATCAAGTACGGCGTCTCGACCGCCGGCGGCAAGGTGTTCTCGGCCTCGTCGTCGCGCACCGACGTGCTGTTCTGGGTGATGTGGCCGGCCACCGGCATGCTGGTCGCCGGCGGCCTGACCGCGCTCGCGCTCAAGTGGCGCCTGCTGATCGAGACCTTCACCAGCCTGAAGACCATGACGATCAGCGGCGCCGACTTCCCGCTGTCCTGGGTCGGCATCGGCGTCGGCGTGTGCTCGGTGCTGCTGTGCACGGTGCAGTACCTGCTGTTCGACATCCCGATCTGGATGACGGTCGTCGCGATCCTGCTGTCGCTGCCGCTGATGCTGGTCGGCCTGCGCGTGCTCGGCGAGACCTCGTGGGGCCCGATCAGCGCGCTGTCGAACATGATGCAGGGCCTGTTCGCCGCGGTCGCGCCCGGCCACGTCGCCGCCAACATGGTGGCCAGCGGCACCACCGGCACGGTCGCGACCTCGTCCGAGGCGATCATGCAGGACTACAAGACCGGCGACATGATCGGCTCGACCCCGCGGGCGATGACCTGGGCCCAGCTGATGGCGGTGCCGATCGGCGCCGCGTGCGTGTCGTGGATCTACCCGCAGCTGGTCTCGACCTACGGGCTCGACGGCACCGGCGACGCCCG
This genomic window from Myxococcales bacterium contains:
- a CDS encoding PAS domain S-box protein; protein product: MTGNSRIAVVGGLERERARVVDALARHDLRASAHATLVLDEPGAMPAVVVVVGAHPVALVAEARATPPLADVPILVIADDGATADAILEQGATDVAVASLTDLALANRVRLMVSVGRLRGPWTPGSLAPALVRVNDILGARGDDAEALVETLELTRECLGFDRASLIAHIEGSVHGFVIAATDDPERTQFTIAIADYPELVAAIRTGEPVLIDDARAHPMTSAAVAHLADPVAGVAVFPVMWRGRSMGAMLLRKKTPGARHVVGRGEEFARLIASITAAHLRHGAVLESLRDQTHRISRTRYEAERRLRGIESLKEHFEAASDGVVIIDEHGLILFVNRAAERITGFARDGLTGRPLTDLLVADAAPVAAGVVEKVLAGENLDPFDLGVATTTGERMMVSASTSTVLAATGAAILTFRDVTAQRALEGELRATKEFLERLIDSTVDAIVAADMRGQVILFNRGAERLYGYRSDEVIGKVAVWDLYADGVPRQIMRTLRSTSHGGVGYLEQTRREVKRKGGELIPVNMTASIIYEGGREVATVGIFADLRDRIRIEQRLLAAQEKLQITEKQALVAELAGAAAHELNQPLTSILGYAQLIQRQSPPEAAHLRAVGVIRAEAERMADIVKKIGRITKYETMPYVGGASIIDLDRSTAGEVPLSETSSSGDDPLDGSRTREFSAVRVDPELMAGLELEELLDDPAESSSGSSSVDRETTRLGRAPKP
- the larC gene encoding nickel pincer cofactor biosynthesis protein LarC, giving the protein MIRARSLGAGRELRGLHLHLDCASGIAGDMTLGALLDLGVPIEAVRDAIKAVGVAPARLSARRVIKAGLAAIDVKVATGGPVWGGHDHGHVHPPGHEHGHGHDHAHGDDAMHAHGDDDAPATGHGHGHDHHHYGEIRARIDSSSLMPEVKRRALDMFDRVAVAEATLHGVEVEEVVFHEVGAIDSVVDIVGTAAALAYLAPASVSCARVAMGSGTVRCAHGVLPVPSPAALEIMRRCGGIMTDGGVARELTTPTGAAILAHAVTAWTPAPTGAAVAIGWGAGDMDLADRPNVVRVTALTPQAAGGDELWRIEANCDDLSPEIAAHAIEHALAAGAVDAWWTAITMKKGRPALALTALASAAARPAVVAAILRETTTIGVRFDRVERTVLARALVVVETEHGPIAIKVARDAEGAVVNAAPEHDACLAAARAAGVPLKQVYAAAIAAWHRRGA
- the larB gene encoding nickel pincer cofactor biosynthesis protein LarB; the protein is MDPARLRQLLDDVAAGRVPTATATAELAVALGGGVDDALLDRARADRTGVPEVVLGEWKTAEQIAAIVRGLAAGGRGALATRVSAEKAEHVCATVAGATYAPVARAVVVAPAAPAAPGAVGTIAIVCAGTSDLPVAEEAAVTAAFLGAEVERHVDVGVAGLHRLLGRVEAIRRCDAAIVVAGMEGALPSVVAGLVDVPLFAVPTSVGYGVGAGGWVALAAMLSSCAPGVAVVNIDNGFGAAVAAVRSARAARRAGAAR
- a CDS encoding leucyl/phenylalanyl-tRNA--protein transferase is translated as MPVFRLDKRLVFPPVELAEDGLLAVGGDLSVERLLLGYSQGIFPWYGPKLPILWHAPDPRMVLFPRELVINKSLRKVIRRAPYRLTIDTAFAEVLAGCAAAPRPGQDGTWLIPDMVAAYRELHARGFAHSFEAWDGDALVGGLYGVSLGACFYGESMFARAPDASKIAFAASVAQQAAWGIEVIDCQVHTDHLARFGARELPRAEFMAVLTKALDAPTRRGRWAFELDLAAWAASGGVVPGVGAGA
- a CDS encoding histone deacetylase codes for the protein MRVFYSDHHAVWLPLGHRFPMGKYARLRARLVDDGVVPAAMMAPAPLARPVDLERAHDPGYVAAMLAGTLDPRAVRKLGLPWSPALVTRSLASVGGTLAAARAALVDGVAGNLAGGTHHAHRDHGSGFCVWNDLAVTAATLLAERAVGRVLVFDCDVHQGDGTAAIFADEPRVFTYSIHGGRNFPFVKPASDRDVELPDGADDALVLPLIAAGLAEVAARFTPDLVLYQAGVDPLAADKLGRLAMTAAGLAERDRIVLAHFRGRGIPVALTLGGGYAEPVEATVDAHVGTYRAAMGVMAGAS
- a CDS encoding OPT/YSL family transporter, yielding MSSHEPSPYSAEVTARPPPRGELTPAAIIASVIVAIIMGSSYPYMVLKLGFGPNVSVVAAFFGFVVLKAIAWKTYDRWQNNIVQTAGTSAAQTAFMCVLLAAFDMLRHADVGFALELNEWKSFVWLSIAGLLGVLLAVPLRRHFIVDEKLPYADGIAAAETLIVLDPEKDASAERKQLAVQAAWALMIGLVLSGLVMLVREDAKVTDWLKEGWVPAVGVTVAGLPLVAMGVGVSYSLLSIGSGMLIGLRVDWSMILGGVLAWIVTPYFLIKYGVSTAGGKVFSASSSRTDVLFWVMWPATGMLVAGGLTALALKWRLLIETFTSLKTMTISGADFPLSWVGIGVGVCSVLLCTVQYLLFDIPIWMTVVAILLSLPLMLVGLRVLGETSWGPISALSNMMQGLFAAVAPGHVAANMVASGTTGTVATSSEAIMQDYKTGDMIGSTPRAMTWAQLMAVPIGAACVSWIYPQLVSTYGLDGTGDARCAGGSCLSSPISRKWAGFATILKKGVSALPTSALWALAIFSVLGVILTVLEAKPKLRRFVPSPTGIGIGILVPFSVIATMFLGGLAGIGWKAADKRSYDKFMVPLASGFIAGEALVATIVAIYFIAAG